TCGCTTGCGGAGCATCCGGCGATCATGACGCACGCGTCGGTGCCCGAAGAGAGTCGACGTGCACTCGGGATCTCGGATGGCCTCGTGCGTCTTTCCGTGGGTCTGGAAGGCGTAGAGGATCTTTGGGGCGACATCGAGCAGGCCCTTGCCTGACCGTTTGCGACCCTCGACTCTATTGCTGTAGAACCGATTGCAACCCACGCAATGGAGCCACTCATGCGCCTCGCAATTCTTTCTTGTTCGACACTCGTTCTCGCCACGTTCGCTCTCGGCTGTGAAGACCCGGTCCCGCCGACGCCGCAGGGAGCGTTCATGGTCAACTTCTTCGACACTGGCGCGGAGTGCCCCCACAAGAGCCACCAAAGCGCCATGGGAGTGCTCTCGTCGATCGATCGGACGACCATCGCCGTCGATGGCGTCAAGGGCGCCAGCGTGACGTGTTCGGTCAAGGGTCCGGACCTCGGACCGTTCAGCGTCGAAGCGGCATACGACTTCGAAGGCACCGAGATACTCAACGTCTCGATCAGCAAGATCGACTCGAAAGCCACCGAGGACGCCCCTGCTCAAGGTCTCGTCGGATTTTCCTCGTCGATCACCGGTGGAGACTTTTTTGGCTCGAGCGAACCGTGTGAGTTTTACATCGAGCCTGCTGGTCCATCGGGCATCGGTGAAGGGGTAAAACCCGGCTCTGCATGGCTTTCGTTCAAGTGTCCGACCATGGTCGAGTCGAACAACACGTGCGCCATCAACGAGAGCTACGTGCTCATGGAAAACTGCACGCAGTAAGCGGATGTCACAGAGACGTGGTCACGTGGCGCTTGGGGCAGGCGTGACCACGGAGCTGCTGCGGTCGTCAGGACTGCGTGTCGTCGTCGCTTCCGGCCGTGCGTGACGCAGCGAGCAGGATTTGTGCGGCGGGCATTTGCTGCGTAGGTTCGTCGACGACCTCGCTCTCGTCCTCGAACCGCACGACGAGCACGGTGATGTTGTCGTCGCCGCCAAGCTCGTTGGCTTGCGCAATGAGGCGCCGACACATTTCGGTCGTATCGCGTGATGTGTCGACGAGGTCGCGGATTTGGTCGTCCGTGAGCATCCCGGACAAACCGTCCGAACAGAGCAGGTAAACATCACCGACGCGTGGTTCGTCGCTCATCAAGTCGACCGCGACGTTGTCGTGCATGCCGAGCGCGCGCGTGATGACGTTTTTGGGCAACTCCGCGCGTTGTTCTTCCGTCAGCTCGGGCATCGCCATCAAGTAGTCGTTGATGAGCGAGTGATCGCGGGTGAGTTGTTGGATCGTTCCGGCCCGGACGCGGTACGCGCGACTGTCGCCTACGTGGCCGACGTAAATTCGGTTGCGACGCTTGGAGAAGACGGCACCGACGACGGTCGTGCCCATGCCGGCGCACTCGCGTGATCGAATGCTGCGTTCGAAAATTCTGCGGTTGGCGATGAGGATGCCGCTGAGCAGCCTGTTTTCGTCTTCGGTCAAGTTCGCGTCGAAAGCGATGGGCCACGTCGCATCGTCACTCGCCGTCGAGCGAAAAAACTCGCTGATGGAATCGGTTGCGATGCGGCTGGCAACATCACCAGCGCGATGGCCCCCCATGCCATCGGCAACGATGTACAGCCCGTACTCGCTGAGTACGGCGTAGCTATCCTCGTTGTGATCGCGCTGGAGACCGACGTCGGTCATCCCGTATGCAACTGCGCGCATAAACCTCGGCGCCCTCGGTCCGGGTCGTAATGGGCGAAAGCTACGGTTTCATGCAGCGTTTGGGCTGTCAAGCCATCCTTGCGTCCGGGATGCCAATTCGGCAACTCGGCGTCGCATTCGTGCTCGGACCACCATTGTGCCGATTCGCTCCTTCGACGTCGCCGCCCCGATTCGCTCTACACCTCGAGGATGTCCTTTTCCTTGGCGGCAATCACCTTGTCGACCTGAGCGACTCCGTCCGCCACGACCTCGTCGATTTTTTTCTTCGTCCGATCCGCGTCGTCCTTGCTCACGTCGCCACCTTCGTCGAGCGAGTCCACCATCTCGTTGGCATCACGGCGGTGCTTGCGAATGGCGACTTTCGCTTCTTCCCCGTGTTTCTTGGTCAGCTTGACCATCTCCTTGCGCCGCTCCTCCGTCAGCACCGGGATCGGGATGCGGATGAGCTCGCCGTCGACTTGCGGATTCAAGTTGAGATCGCTCTCGCGAATGGCCTTGTCGATGGCTTTGACTTGCCCCTTCTCCCACGGCTTGATCGTGATGAGACGTGGCTCAGGAATGCCTACGGTCGCCATCTGACTGATGGGGGTCGGCACCCCGTAATAGTCGACGCGGATAGCATCCAGCATCCCTGCGTGCGCCCGTCCGGTGCGCACACGCGCTAGATCTCGACGGAGTGCCTCGATCGATTTATCGAT
The Polyangiaceae bacterium genome window above contains:
- the frr gene encoding ribosome recycling factor; this encodes MLDDVLNELRTGIDKSIEALRRDLARVRTGRAHAGMLDAIRVDYYGVPTPISQMATVGIPEPRLITIKPWEKGQVKAIDKAIRESDLNLNPQVDGELIRIPIPVLTEERRKEMVKLTKKHGEEAKVAIRKHRRDANEMVDSLDEGGDVSKDDADRTKKKIDEVVADGVAQVDKVIAAKEKDILEV
- a CDS encoding Stp1/IreP family PP2C-type Ser/Thr phosphatase is translated as MRAVAYGMTDVGLQRDHNEDSYAVLSEYGLYIVADGMGGHRAGDVASRIATDSISEFFRSTASDDATWPIAFDANLTEDENRLLSGILIANRRIFERSIRSRECAGMGTTVVGAVFSKRRNRIYVGHVGDSRAYRVRAGTIQQLTRDHSLINDYLMAMPELTEEQRAELPKNVITRALGMHDNVAVDLMSDEPRVGDVYLLCSDGLSGMLTDDQIRDLVDTSRDTTEMCRRLIAQANELGGDDNITVLVVRFEDESEVVDEPTQQMPAAQILLAASRTAGSDDDTQS